Sequence from the Brachionichthys hirsutus isolate HB-005 chromosome 21, CSIRO-AGI_Bhir_v1, whole genome shotgun sequence genome:
actataagctttgttgaaaaggaaagtcttcagtctactcttgaacatagaaatggtgtctgtctcacgaaccaatcagggagccgattccacaataaaaaaataataataataaaaaaataataataactgacaAGTGTAGTTCTGTTCATTGCTAAGAGAGGGTCACAAGTCACCTCCATTGATCATCCTGTGATATGGGTTTTGTTCCGATCCATGTGTTTGGATTCTATGCATCTTTACTGAAGCCAGACGCTCACATGAACCAGCGAGAGTCTTTATGTAGGCGAGACAGAAATACATCAAGAATGGAGGCAGGGCTTTTGGATAAAGGCCTTTTCTGcagacctgcagcagaaccaTCTTTCTTGCATATCAATGCCTTCATGCCTGAATAACTTCAGTCAACTCATGAATGAGCGATTTGCTGCTACCCCAAGTTTCAGAGCTCATTAGTGTAAAGAGAGACGTAACGGATACTCCAGCTGGAAGCTCAACACAGTCGGGCGGTTTTCTATGCACACTCCTCACTTGACGATATTCAATAACTGGAGAGTATGCAGAGTGGAAAATGAACATCACACTCAGGATCACCATTGTTAAATGAACAAAAACCTAGCAACCCCACATCCCACCCATCCTGCACACTTCCACCTGCCATGGTTCTGTGCTGACCGATGGACGCCGTCCTCCGCTTGCTCCTCGCTGAGTTCTGATTATTCTTGCAGACGCAGCTGCGAGCGAACTGGCAGATCTCACTTTCGAGACACACCTGAAGCTCATCTGAGCTCATCATCCACCACCTCGCATCGTTGCTGCTTTCCTGTTCAGTCTCTGCCAGGCATTCCCAGGTCTGCTAGTCCTGCCGTTCTCTCCGTGTGGTCCCAGTCTCTGTGTGTTATTTGCCAGTTGGCTCGTTAGCAAGTATTGTGTGTAACTTTTGAATGATTACCTCaagctgtgtttttctgtgtgttcttTTTTGGCTCCAGCTGGCGTCTAGTAACCTTTTGATATTACGGTAAGTCCTTTTGTTAGGCtctgattttgtgttttcctttttctttcggGACTCCAGCCTGTCCCTTTGTccgttttcatttattaattattaggCAGAGTACTTATTGTTGTTCTGTTCTTGTTTGATGTTTAagttattacctccgccgaggaggttatgtttgtctgataactcaaaaagttatggacagatcttgatgaaatgttcaggaaattgTGGGTATTTTTAACCATGAACAGTTGAGtacattttggtaatgatccacgagagatcctggattctggatcactttgaaattttctgtaacattgaagtcaatggagcttcaaagtttGGCCCTccgtatctcggttgattattgactgatgtttattgaatttgacacagtcaagTAAGGTGGGGGTCTCTAACTCCCCACTGAATTCCATCTGGATTCGATCCAGAATGGAAACaggaaaaagtatttcatttcaacattGCAAAACCCATTTGTcgatttaaaaatctgttaaaaatcaactctgattcacttttacttttgatggttggtgtgtaaagataccaagaacaatttctaacgatttgacgatgatccagatcaccatgtggacggtctAAATCCTATTACATGccgaatgagctgcttggcggcggTCTGCACTCACTGAGTGCTCCGTCTCCACATCTTGGTCCAGTTTGGTATCCAGCTTAGATATCACTATTTCTTCACAAGgaaaagggcaaaaaaaaatctgtaataaTAGATCAATAACAACCAGCTGGCTGGATTGTGCAGAAACTACCATAATGGCTGCTCAGCCTGGGACAGATTGACATCATCGCTTGCTGCAGCGTCCATGTGTGCACCtttgtttatatttgtttagGACCTGCTTCATTTCTTCACACGTAGAAGATATATCAGgtattaaataatattttacaaatgtatAATAGCGACCTGTTCTCGAGCCCTGAGGTAAATCAAAGTGATGCTGGGATATGGTAAATACAAGCACACATCCCGACTGCCAATAAACTAAATGGACAGCTATTGATCTGGACTGTCTCTCTTTAGAGGAGGCACCAGAGGCCGAGAATGCAATATTAATGTATAGGGGGAGTTGGAGgcctgtgtgtatttatttgtgtgtcggcccgtgcatgtgtgtgagagcgtgcaTCCACACTAATAGCTCCTACTGGGCGACACCATTAACCTACGTGGTGGTTTATGGCAACAAGGCTCACAGGTCAAGGGGGAGCTCAGAGGTCAAAGATTGCCATCCCCAAAAGGTTTCCAATCAAACCAGGAAATTGATTGCTTGCACATGAGAAAAGCCACTACCCTGTTAAGTTCAGTGATTGCTACCgccacacagcccccccctaTGTCCCCGAACCCACTCATCACCCCCCCGCgcctccgccaaggagcttatgtttttgccggcatttaaatgtctgtctgtttgtctattagcaaggtaactcaaaaagttacagatggatcgtgatgaaattttcaggaaatgttggaaatgttaccaggaacaggggCTTAGGGACTGCTAGCAGGTTCAATATTGACTTTATTCCTCATAATGTAAGACAATTTTTTCAAATAGGACATATGGTAACTTttcttaaaggggacatattatgaaaaactcacttttcccatgtttcgacactaatttggtgggtttgggtcattatgaacccaaaaacagttaaataaaccatccagtcaatccttcgtagtttgtgtagttctataatcaagtacagaaacgcttctggaagaaatctaactTACTGTGACGACACAGTACGAAACTGTGCAAAAGATATGCGTGCACATGCACGTAATGAACTTAGTTTCgatttcgttttcagaggcttttctgagaGAGCtttttgagacaggaaagaaggacgctgtcctgcagcatctgtttgttattttgaccaaagactgccacagatatttcatataagtgttagGGATCCTGCGTTAACTCGTGGAAAAAGAGGATAATATGGGATTAAATAGTTTAACATGTTCTAGCTGTAGCCACAAACTTGAATTTGttacaaataaatgacaaataaattgaGGCCATTTTAAAGTTTTCTAGCTTCTAGTCGAAGACGAACAATTCACAGAATTTTCATGCTAAATAAGCGGACACCTGTGTAACATGTCATCTTAAAATCACATTGCActgatttattgtgttttgttctgcaATCATGTTATGTCTGGTGGGttgtttttaagaaaaaaaggggggggggggggggggaatcatctGCCAAACAGATGTATCTTATATTCATGCCAGCAGCaattttggtttgtttggaataaagacaaagaagagTTCACCTCAAAAATGAGCCCAAGCACGTTATGGAATAAAAGATTTAGTCAGAGTTTGAAATACAAAAGTTTCATCGAAAAATTCTCAACAATATTGTGTCTTCTTATAAGTTAGGCATTTTGAATGCAGAATGTAAGCAATCTCTGTAAAGAATATTATTTTGTGAGAGAATTGTATTGGCAGATTAAATCATAGCACATGTACAGTAAATAGAATGCGTTACATGTGTTTGGTACCTTTTTTGTATCAGTACTTTGGGAAACCATGCTACATCTTTTTATAAAAAAGAACACAGTAAAGAAACCAAGCCTGTATAGAGAGAACTGAAGAAGACGAATTTCAAATTGTGTAGACAGCGATAATGTGTCAGCTCAATATAACAAGGTGAAATAAAGATTCATTCAAATTTCAGGAGCACAGTTTTATATTGATTGTGCAATTGCATTTGCTGCCTGTCATTAATTTAGtatttttgtaataaaataaaacacagaactcTTGTGTCTCAAGACTCCAATGCATCATCTGGTTTATCGTAGCTGTGCTGGGAAGGATTGCTATAGAGCTGCCTTTTGTTTTTCGCTTTGGCGTCTGCGGCTATTTTCAAGTGAGTCATTGTGTTTTTAAGTGTCTTAGACAACAGGGAGAGTTTAACATTCTTCTAGTGCTGGAGGTTACAATATTCAATAAGCGTATGCTTCAGTGTGACTCGCTCTCATcacgctgcagcagcatcagtcaCAACTAGTGGTTCTCCAAAGATTAGTTCATCATTCCTTTGGAAAGAGGTGAGGGGGGACTTGAGGCGCTCGTAAACGTTTTATGGCTGCTGTAAATCTGAAGGAAGGCAGGAGTCTTCATGGCCAGTTCCTTTAGCAgtggagaagaaggaaaaatgcATATCATCCACAGTTAGAACTGtagaataattaaataaattcaaCGCATCCCTCCCATGGTCTTGGTGATTGGCTGGACAACGGACCGTTTTTAAGAACTTTGGGGGGTAGCTGTTGAGTCCCAGCCAAAGTCTTGACCCGTCATTTGGTAAAACTTGAGATTGAAGGGTCTGTAGAAGTCTCTGAGCCTGAGCAGCACCTCAAAGGGGATTTGGGGATGGGGCCTGCCCTTTGACTTCCCCAGGCAGCGTGGCCTGCTGCTTCCCTCGGGTTTCTTTAGGCAGGGGAAGCCTTTGGTCTGGTTGAAGTAAAAGTGCTTGTCTGTGACCACGCGTTTTAGTCCCAGGAAGTCCTGGACCCTGCCCATTTCACCCGCCGGGTCCgtcaccaggcgctcgccactGACAAAGAGGAGGCGTGAAAGTGGGAAGTAGCGCAGCCAGTTCTCCAGGTGTTTGGCGTAGATGCCGATGCGAACGGCGCTCCAAGACGTGTCGATGAGGCCCGCGGTGGAATTTCGAAACGCCAGGTTCTGAAACGATGGGAGCCCGGGGGATTTGGACAGCGTCTGAGTATAGTCAGAAACAGCCCGGGTCACAGGGTCACGCACCACCACGATAAGCTTGGCGTGGCGGCTCATGGAGAAGACACGGCGAGGAGCTTCTTTGGTGATGAAATAACTGGGGGTCTTTTCCATGGTGATCTGCCCCTCCAGGGTACGGGGCATCAGATtcctgagaggagagagagagacggagagattATCGATGAAACTGCTCCAAGCGTCGCATGAAGGATCGACTGCGTGTTCTGcatcacaaaaaacaaatagtcCTACATGTAAAGGAGAAACAATAACTTCCTTTATTCTCTTATAAGTCTCGAGATTCCGTTGTTGATTCCATGCTTGCCTTGAAGCCTTTTTGATTTGGATTTGTAATTAAGGAAGTGAATCTGCGATTAGAGAGGGATAAACATGacattggctgctgggattgaTGGAGCGACCATGTCAGCACAGACTGGGACGGAATCGAGAAGCAGCTACTGTTGGAAAGCCACTCCAGCTACGTCAGGAAAATGATTTCCTCTCATTCTGTGCCTCCTCAACAGCCTGTACCTCTGCTGCTGTCCCAGAGGACAGGAATAAGAGGCACATTGCTGCCGTCTTACCGGAGGTTTAGAATCTAATGCGTCAACATTTTTTTCTTCGCCAAAAAGCTTGTCTTTTTTAAACCAGCTtttatctgtgtttgtttgcaggagtTCTCAAAAGTATACAGTAAAGATTTTCACAATTCTTGGTGGGAGAGTTGGGCATGATGGGGCAGAACCAAtggaattttaaaataaacctggaaaatactttttcattttttcagcTTTCTGAATTTTGCAAGAGAGCTCTTTCATATTTTCTGTCAATTATGCACAAACCACTTGATGGATTATTAAGAAGCcgggtgggatgggggggggacgcgCTAAAGAGGAAACTACTTAAGTTTGAAGTGCAACCGAAAAAAAAGCTGCATCCATTTTTGTGATCAGGGTTTGATTGAATTACAAGCGAGTGTTGGGTATGTGCTTTACTGAAAGCTGAGTTTGTTGAACTGAGTTCACTTTACAATATGTTCATATTTTTCTGTGCATGTATGAACTTATTACTCACAAAGCAGTGGTGAGGATTACAAACACTATAAATAACTTAACATCTACAATAACTAAAATCTAACACAGTGATGTTTTTTAGACTCCAAATCCTTTTGTAGTTAGCCAGAcgttgaaacaaaaaaatgaaaccacaaAATGTTTCTGCCAAACACTAGATCTTATTTTTAGGGTTTATAGAATAAGTAATAAAAACAGCTACCCTCCCTAACTTAATGGCCCTTTTCAGTCCCGGCACGCAAAGACAGAGTGACAGTGTGCCCAACGTGCACACTAATCCCATGCACCTTACAAATTAAGGTGCAAAAATGGAATTTATCCATCATTAATTTTAATGTTCAGAGCAGTGCTATGTCTACTGTAACGTTACTAAAAAGGTGTTCAATGTAAAAGCTCTCTTGCTAATACTAAAGCTGTCAGACATTCCGAGCGCTTTAGAACAAATCTCTTGGTCAGCCAAtcacacaaatgaaaaacaacaacatgtacTAGTGAATAAAGTGGTTGAGATAATGGCGTTACACCGTTGGCCCGAGTTACACATATTTGATTGTCTGACcacccatttttttttatcccggTGGATTTTGTTTCAGCAGCATTGCGGCCTTCCCACAGCTCATGAATTAACTTAGTAGACTGTTATCATTACTGATGATGATTACTGAAACAAAACTAACACACTCCATTTATCctttcatttattaaatattgtGGTGGTAAAGAAACGGGCTAAAGTTCAACCGTATCCTGTCACAATCAGGTTGCTGCATGATATCTTATGGTGGCCGTGTGTTTGCATTAAATCCTGGTTAATGCTTTTGGTGGTCATCGTATCTGAGGCACAGCTTCGTATTTGGATGAATGGGCTGTTCTCCTTCTCCATTGTGAAAAAATatcccatatatatatatatatatatatatatatatatatatatatatatatatatatatatatgtatatttaaaaatgaactCCTTGAGGTTCGCGAGGAGAATCAAATCTCAGTTCGCGTTACAGAAATGAAAGCAATAATATAAGACATTTACTCATtcacacggggagaacataaaaactcctCACTGGAAGGCCCCAAGATGGATTTGAATCAGTggcctccttgctgtgagggaacagcGCTACCCAAATCTGCAAGAATAAATtcacagacaaagaggagaaagggCAAATCGGCAAAACTCAGAGGGAACAAAGTCCAGCCATTACCCTGGAGTCACCATCCAGAAGCCTCCAGCCTGCTTTAACCTGCTGCAGATAAAAACAGTGCTTGTTCTTTTTATCTGATTCCAGTAGCTGGGCGTTACGTCACCGGCTTCTGTGTGGCTTCCAAAGAGAGTTCGGCTAAAGCGAGCAACCTGTTTATTACACATTTAGCTTTAGCATCTGGTGCAGGAATGCAGGCAGTTCTGAAAGCATGGAAATGTGTCCAGACACacgttttgttgttgtgtgggtgggtgggctTGATTTCATTAGGACCTGCAGGACTGAAGGCTAATATGCTATTGTTTAGAGTATGAGGACACGTGCATGAGCATATCTGCCTAATGTAGGCTACAGAAGATAACCACATAATCAGTCAAGATTGAAGCAATGTGAGTCTTGTGATAttttgaaaacataaaaaaaaagaatattcctCAGAAATGCACATTTCCCATGAAAGTTTTCCAACTTTAGTAGACTTTCATCAATGCATTACTATTAAGAAAGCCTGTGTAAAAGTCCTGCGTGACAATATATTAAGGCATTTTTGTTGAGATTTACCCGTTCTTGGATTTTGTTTCAAGAAATTGTTTGAGATGAGGAAATGACCATCGCATGCTTCGACTTAAAATACATTCTTTCATGATATAATATCACTATAGATATTATATAAATTTTACCGGAAACCGCATATCccagcttttctctctctcacacacacccacccaca
This genomic interval carries:
- the si:dkey-121b10.7 gene encoding heparan sulfate glucosamine 3-O-sulfotransferase 6, with the protein product MGCSKWRAAFNFGHLKVQSKLSVFFTMIVLFLYLFYCLSGYCESSPRPVYDGHDASPQQRVPYDASQVPSVREQPPDSPDGDALCHDISIADNFGSKKFPQAIIIGVKKGGTRALLEFLRVHPDVRAVGSEPHFFDRFYDKGLEWYRNLMPRTLEGQITMEKTPSYFITKEAPRRVFSMSRHAKLIVVVRDPVTRAVSDYTQTLSKSPGLPSFQNLAFRNSTAGLIDTSWSAVRIGIYAKHLENWLRYFPLSRLLFVSGERLVTDPAGEMGRVQDFLGLKRVVTDKHFYFNQTKGFPCLKKPEGSSRPRCLGKSKGRPHPQIPFEVLLRLRDFYRPFNLKFYQMTGQDFGWDSTATPQSS